CGTTATAAAGAGACAAAAGTATTAGCTTTAATAATGGAACTAGCATAAAGGACTTTTAAGTACAATTTATATGATTTATATCTTTATATATACAGTTATTAGTTTTATTTTTTTTTCTTCTTTCAAAGAAGGTCGATTAACAAGTTCTAACTCCAAACAATTAGCTTTTTTTCTTTTTATTTTAGCTTTAATTGTAGGGTTAGGAGATATGTTGGGTGGATATGATCGTTATGGATATTGTGATTTATTTGACCATACTGCTGATTATGTGCTTGCTGATTTAGATCCTTTTGCAAAAGACTCTGCTATAATGGGCTATTCTAATGAAATGTCCTATGTTATTATAAATGTTTTGATATCGCATATTACAGCTAATAGATATATCTTTATATTAATTCTTACTTTTTTGATATATTTTATGCTGTATCTATCATTGAAAGAATATTTGGTAAATTATCCATTTGGACTTTTGATTTTTACGGCTCTCTTTTTCTTTTTTACATTTACCTACCTAAGGCAGGTATGTGCTACATGTTTCGCTTGGTATGCATTTAGATATGTAATTAAGAGGAGAGTAGTTCCTTTTTTAATTTGTTGGTTTATTGCCTATCAATTTCATAATTCTGCTATTATTTTTTTACCGATGTATTTTATTCCAGTAAAGAAGTTTTCTAAGAAAGCGATCATAATAGCGATGCTTCTATTATTTCTAATTGGAGCTACTGGAGTGTCTGCTAATTTATATTCTCTCTATGGTGAAACTACGGGATTTATGGAGCGTACTGAGCAGTATGAAAGATTTGGACATTCTTTTAGGTTTGATTATGTATTGGAGGCTGTTTTCTTTTTGTATGTCATTTTTAAAAGATACGATAAAATATCAGAGAATAAGGTAAATATTGTTTTCCTTAATGCTTGTCTGGCTTTTTGTGCAATATTATTA
The Prevotella melaninogenica DNA segment above includes these coding regions:
- a CDS encoding EpsG family protein is translated as MIYIFIYTVISFIFFSSFKEGRLTSSNSKQLAFFLFILALIVGLGDMLGGYDRYGYCDLFDHTADYVLADLDPFAKDSAIMGYSNEMSYVIINVLISHITANRYIFILILTFLIYFMLYLSLKEYLVNYPFGLLIFTALFFFFTFTYLRQVCATCFAWYAFRYVIKRRVVPFLICWFIAYQFHNSAIIFLPMYFIPVKKFSKKAIIIAMLLLFLIGATGVSANLYSLYGETTGFMERTEQYERFGHSFRFDYVLEAVFFLYVIFKRYDKISENKVNIVFLNACLAFCAILLFFVTNSSAGRQAWYYMIGIIYMIPYLATVEKKTLNFIGGMYVLITVLFLRIVIMWGDLINPYKSFLTEGHRPNDVIYDEYEYDSNYDKNKFYRSIFYLK